GCGTTTCGGATCGCGCTCGACACGGGGGCCGACGCTGTGATCAGCGTCGCGCGGGCGTCCTGCCACCCGTACTGGGCGCGCAGCGTCGATGTGGATGGCCTGATGCGGCCGTTCCTGTCGGAGCGGGAGTCGCCCGTTCGCCGGCAGGATCTCCCCGATGCGTTCATGCTCAACGGCGCCATCTATCTCGCCCGCGCCTCGGTTCTGGAGCGGGGCAGCTTCTACGGGGAGCGCACGGTCGCTTACGTGATGCCCGAAGAGCGTTCACTGGACGTGGATTCCGCGTGGGACTTGCGGGTGGCGCGCGCGCTGGCGACGGAGGAGGCGGCCTCATGATGATCGGCGGTCGCGCGATCGGCCCCGGGCGACCGTGCTTCGTGATCGCGGAGGCCGGGGTCAACCACGACGGCGACCCGGGTCGCGCGCACGCCCTCATCGACGCCGCCGCGGCCGCGGGCGTCGATGCCATCAAGTTCCAGACGTTCGACCCGGCCAGCTTGGTGGCGCCGAGCGCGCCGCGGGCCCCCTACCAAGTCGCTGCCACGGGGGACTCCTCGAGCCAGTTTCGGATGCTCGCCGAGCTTCGGCTGGATCCGGCCGTGTACCCCGAGCTGGCCGATCACGCGCTGGAAGCCGGGCTGTGCTTTCTGTCCACGCCTTTCGACGAGGAGAGCGCCTCGATGCTCGCCGGGCTCGGCGTGCCGGGCTTCAAGCTGGCATCGCCGGATCTGGTCAACGACCCTCTTCTCGAGGCCGTGGCCGGGTACGGGCTGCCGCTGATTCTTTCGACGGGCATGGCCGACCTGGACGAGTGCCGTCGGGCTCTGCAGGTCGCCCGCGCCGCGGGCGCCGCGCAGATCGCGCTGCTGCACTGCGTCACCGACTACCCGGCTCGGCCCGGTGACTGCAACCTGCGGGCGATGGCGACGCTGCGGCGCGAGCTCGATGTGCCGGTGGGTTGGAGTGATCACACGTTGGGCGCCGCGATCGCGCTCGCGGCGGTCGCGCTGGGCGCGGACATCGTAGAAAAGCATTTCACGGTGGACCGAACGCTGACGGGGCCCGACCACGCCGCGTCGCTCGAGCCGCCGGACCTGGCCGAGCTTCTCGTGAACATCCGGGACGTGGAGGCGGCGCTGGGCGACGGGCGCAAGGTGCCCGCAGCCGCAGAGGCCGACATCGCTCCGATGGTGCGCAGGAGTGTCCACTACCGGCGCGACCTCGACCCCGGA
This sequence is a window from Gemmatimonadota bacterium. Protein-coding genes within it:
- a CDS encoding N-acetylneuraminate synthase family protein, whose protein sequence is MMIGGRAIGPGRPCFVIAEAGVNHDGDPGRAHALIDAAAAAGVDAIKFQTFDPASLVAPSAPRAPYQVAATGDSSSQFRMLAELRLDPAVYPELADHALEAGLCFLSTPFDEESASMLAGLGVPGFKLASPDLVNDPLLEAVAGYGLPLILSTGMADLDECRRALQVARAAGAAQIALLHCVTDYPARPGDCNLRAMATLRRELDVPVGWSDHTLGAAIALAAVALGADIVEKHFTVDRTLTGPDHAASLEPPDLAELLVNIRDVEAALGDGRKVPAAAEADIAPMVRRSVHYRRDLDPGAKLTRQDLVMLRPGTGLPPREARELVGRHLNKGVRAGEMASTEDLRAP